The following proteins are encoded in a genomic region of Atribacterota bacterium:
- a CDS encoding cupin domain-containing protein — MIIKKLSDIPIMKTAHNVDARNLYNTENAVISVITLNPGQSLKKHITPVDVAFYVLRGIGVVEIGDEKKVVEANTLIESPKDIVHCWYNESDEELSFMVIKVPRPSRETKFIS; from the coding sequence ATGATTATAAAAAAACTTTCAGATATTCCTATCATGAAAACTGCCCATAATGTTGATGCCAGGAATCTTTATAATACCGAGAATGCAGTAATTTCTGTAATTACTTTAAATCCAGGGCAATCTTTGAAAAAACATATTACACCGGTAGATGTGGCTTTTTATGTTTTACGGGGTATAGGGGTAGTGGAAATAGGAGATGAGAAAAAAGTAGTTGAGGCCAATACCCTTATAGAAAGTCCTAAAGATATTGTACATTGCTGGTATAACGAGAGTGATGAAGAATTATCGTTTATGGTTATAAAAGTGCCAAGACCCAGCAGGGAAACAAAGTTTATTTCATAA
- a CDS encoding methyltransferase domain-containing protein has product MLGRNNYPSSAEEKKRYLEHNNDVNDIRYQNFVKPLISAITDDFQKHHKGLDYGAGPGPVITKMLFDCSYNIKAYDPYFYNYPYYLKEKYDYIVCCEVIEHFHKPYYEFKKLKKMLNEKGRLYFKTELFGEDVDFGKWYYKNDFTHVFFYTEKAIYWIKMSLISGMLLLMAG; this is encoded by the coding sequence ATGTTAGGTAGGAATAATTATCCTTCCTCTGCAGAAGAAAAGAAAAGATATTTAGAACATAATAATGATGTAAATGATATAAGATATCAAAATTTTGTTAAACCTCTTATATCTGCTATAACCGATGATTTTCAAAAACATCATAAAGGATTAGATTATGGAGCTGGCCCAGGTCCAGTAATTACAAAAATGTTATTTGATTGTTCTTATAATATAAAAGCTTATGATCCCTATTTTTATAATTATCCGTATTATTTGAAAGAAAAGTATGATTATATTGTCTGCTGCGAAGTAATTGAACATTTTCATAAACCTTATTATGAATTTAAGAAATTAAAAAAAATGTTGAATGAAAAAGGGAGACTATATTTTAAGACAGAACTTTTTGGGGAAGATGTTGATTTTGGGAAATGGTATTATAAGAATGATTTTACCCATGTCTTTTTTTATACTGAGAAAGCGATTTATTGGATTAAAATGAGTTTGATTTCAGGGATGTTACTATTAATGGCAGGCTAA